A single region of the Novosphingobium sp. SL115 genome encodes:
- the zwf gene encoding glucose-6-phosphate dehydrogenase → MIESSCSALLLFGATGDLSRRMLLPSLYALHEDELIRPDLRIVGTARSDLDDAGFRDFAREALAEFLPEDRKDEVKLASFLERLEYQTLDASNIDGFGDLAKKLGDTSCGLSIFLSTAPFLFEPTIEGLRRAGLAHGNVRIGLEKPLGNDLASSTRINDAVAAAFAEEQIFRIDHYLGKETVQNLMALRFANMMFEPLWNSGGIDHVQITVSETVGLEGRKGFYDDTGALRDMVQNHMLQLLALTAMEPPASLDATSIRDEKVKVLRALRPVRADEMVRGQYRTGAVKGASVSGYQDDLGAASDTETFVAIKAHVDNWRWTGVPFYLRTGKRMAERRSEIVVEFKQVPHNVFAERGGKLRANRLVIRLQPEEYVRLQVMAKEPGLDRGGIVLREVNLDLSLTTAFAKARRRIAYERLLLDLIESEQTLFVRRDEVEAQWRWVDGIRKAWADNDMEAKPYAAGSWGPNAGIALTERDGRSWND, encoded by the coding sequence ATGATCGAGTCAAGCTGTTCGGCCCTGCTGCTGTTCGGCGCCACCGGCGACCTTTCGCGCCGGATGCTGCTGCCATCGCTTTATGCACTGCATGAAGATGAACTGATCCGCCCGGATCTGCGCATCGTCGGTACGGCACGATCTGATCTGGACGATGCCGGTTTCCGCGACTTCGCGCGTGAGGCGCTGGCCGAATTTCTGCCTGAAGACCGCAAAGATGAAGTGAAGCTGGCCAGCTTTCTTGAACGGCTTGAATATCAGACGCTGGACGCATCGAACATCGATGGCTTTGGCGATCTGGCCAAGAAGCTGGGCGATACGTCGTGCGGGTTGTCTATATTCCTGTCCACTGCGCCGTTCCTTTTTGAACCGACAATCGAAGGATTGCGCCGCGCGGGCCTTGCGCATGGCAACGTGCGCATCGGTCTGGAAAAGCCGCTGGGCAATGATCTGGCGTCGTCCACCCGCATCAACGATGCGGTGGCCGCAGCCTTTGCCGAGGAACAGATTTTCCGCATCGATCATTACCTTGGCAAGGAGACGGTGCAGAACCTGATGGCCTTGCGCTTTGCCAACATGATGTTCGAACCGCTGTGGAATTCCGGCGGCATTGACCATGTGCAGATCACGGTTAGCGAAACCGTGGGTCTGGAAGGCCGCAAGGGCTTTTACGACGACACTGGCGCGTTGCGCGATATGGTGCAGAACCACATGCTGCAATTGCTGGCGCTGACCGCGATGGAACCGCCTGCCAGCCTTGATGCCACGTCAATCCGTGATGAAAAGGTCAAGGTATTGCGTGCGCTGCGCCCGGTGAGGGCGGACGAAATGGTGCGCGGACAGTATCGCACAGGCGCGGTGAAGGGCGCTTCGGTCAGCGGTTATCAGGACGATCTGGGAGCGGCTTCGGACACCGAGACATTCGTGGCGATCAAAGCCCATGTCGACAACTGGCGCTGGACCGGGGTTCCGTTCTACCTGCGCACAGGCAAGCGCATGGCCGAACGCCGCAGCGAGATTGTGGTGGAATTCAAGCAGGTTCCGCACAACGTCTTTGCCGAGCGTGGCGGAAAGCTGCGCGCGAATCGTCTGGTGATCCGCCTTCAGCCCGAAGAATACGTGCGCTTGCAGGTCATGGCCAAGGAGCCGGGGCTGGACCGTGGCGGCATCGTGCTACGCGAAGTCAACCTTGACCTGTCGCTGACCACTGCCTTTGCCAAGGCGCGCCGCCGCATTGCCTATGAACGCCTGCTGCTGGACCTGATCGAAAGCGAACAGACCCTGTTCGTGCGCCGTGACGAGGTTGAGGCGCAGTGGCGCTGGGTGGATGGTATCCGCAAAGCCTGGGCCGACAATGACATGGAAGCCAAGCCTTATGCCGCCGGAAGCTGGGGGCCGAATGCTGGTATCGCGCTGACCGAGCGCGATGGGAGAAGCTGGAATGACTGA
- a CDS encoding glycoside hydrolase family 97 protein, with translation MRNLLAYAAPLALTLSCAFATPVLAEAVTASSPDGSLVLSVTTDNDGHPLYSLTRKGKLLIGSSMLGFIVSDGATMQRGQKIVGSEKASAKETWEQPWGERRFVTDDHNELLVKFEQSADWGARRMNVRFRLFNDGFGLRYELPEQGAMKVMKIADELTEFAVAQNGTAWWIPGGEWNRYEQVYQKTAIDGVSTAHTPITMKLADGTHLAFHEAALVDYSAMWLKRQTGTSFRATLSPSGNGPKVTRTLPFNTPWRTVRIADSAKGLVENDLELNLNEPNKIGDVSYVKPMKYIGIWWGMIRGDWSWAEGPTHGATTARTKQYIDFAAKHGFGGVLVEGWDKGWNGTWFGSGKDFSYTQATPDFDLEAVTKYGARKGVMLIGHHETGGNIANYEAQLEDAMKLYDKLGVRAVKTGYVADAGGILAPGDAPGTYRAEYHDGQRQVQHHLKVVETAARYRISINAHEPVKDTGLRRTYPNWIDREGARGMEYNAWGQFANGPDHEPTLVYTRMLSGPMDYTPGILSLEGANKVPLASTLAKQLGLYLGIYSPIQMAADFIESLEAHPKELAFIKQVPADWAESHLIAGEVGDYAIFARKDRNSADWYVGGVNDATARNVALTLDFLDPGKTYTATIWKDGEGATYETEARHRIAYATLKMKKGDVLPSWLAPGGGLAVRLQPGK, from the coding sequence ATGCGGAATCTTCTGGCTTATGCAGCGCCGCTGGCGCTGACCCTTTCGTGCGCCTTTGCGACTCCTGTTCTGGCAGAAGCGGTAACGGCTTCGTCACCTGACGGCAGCCTTGTTCTGTCGGTCACCACCGACAACGACGGGCATCCGCTTTACAGCCTGACCCGCAAGGGCAAGCTGCTGATCGGATCATCGATGCTGGGCTTCATTGTCAGCGATGGCGCGACAATGCAGCGCGGGCAGAAGATCGTCGGATCGGAAAAGGCCAGCGCCAAGGAAACGTGGGAGCAGCCTTGGGGTGAGCGCCGGTTTGTGACCGATGACCACAACGAACTGCTGGTGAAGTTCGAACAGAGCGCCGACTGGGGCGCGCGGCGCATGAACGTGCGTTTCCGCCTGTTCAATGATGGTTTCGGCTTGCGGTACGAACTGCCCGAACAGGGCGCGATGAAAGTGATGAAGATTGCGGACGAACTAACCGAGTTCGCCGTGGCGCAGAACGGCACCGCATGGTGGATTCCGGGCGGCGAATGGAACCGCTACGAACAGGTCTATCAAAAGACCGCAATCGACGGCGTTTCCACCGCGCATACGCCGATCACCATGAAGCTGGCTGATGGCACGCATCTGGCGTTCCATGAAGCGGCGCTGGTGGATTATTCGGCCATGTGGCTGAAGCGGCAGACGGGTACATCTTTTCGCGCCACCCTTTCGCCATCGGGCAATGGCCCGAAGGTGACGCGGACGCTGCCGTTCAACACGCCATGGCGGACAGTGCGCATTGCCGACAGCGCCAAGGGGCTGGTCGAGAACGATCTGGAGCTGAACCTCAACGAGCCGAACAAGATCGGCGATGTGTCTTACGTGAAACCGATGAAATACATCGGCATCTGGTGGGGCATGATCCGGGGGGACTGGTCGTGGGCCGAAGGTCCGACCCATGGTGCGACCACCGCCCGGACGAAGCAATATATCGACTTTGCCGCGAAGCACGGCTTTGGCGGGGTGCTGGTGGAAGGCTGGGACAAGGGCTGGAACGGCACCTGGTTCGGCAGTGGCAAGGACTTTTCCTATACCCAAGCTACGCCCGACTTCGATCTGGAAGCGGTGACGAAATATGGCGCAAGGAAAGGCGTCATGCTGATCGGCCACCACGAAACCGGCGGCAATATTGCCAACTATGAAGCGCAGCTTGAAGACGCGATGAAGCTGTATGACAAGCTCGGCGTGCGCGCGGTGAAGACAGGATATGTGGCCGATGCGGGCGGTATTCTGGCTCCCGGCGATGCCCCCGGCACCTATCGCGCGGAATATCATGACGGGCAGCGGCAGGTGCAGCACCACTTGAAAGTGGTGGAAACCGCCGCCCGATATCGCATTTCCATCAACGCCCATGAACCGGTGAAGGATACGGGGCTGCGCCGCACGTATCCCAACTGGATCGACCGCGAAGGCGCACGCGGCATGGAATACAATGCGTGGGGCCAGTTCGCCAATGGGCCGGACCATGAACCCACGCTGGTCTATACCCGGATGTTGTCAGGTCCGATGGACTATACCCCCGGCATCCTGAGCCTTGAAGGCGCGAACAAGGTGCCGCTGGCATCGACGCTAGCCAAGCAGCTGGGGCTGTATCTTGGGATCTATTCACCCATCCAGATGGCGGCGGACTTTATCGAAAGCCTTGAGGCCCATCCCAAGGAACTGGCTTTTATCAAGCAGGTGCCCGCCGACTGGGCGGAAAGCCACCTGATTGCAGGGGAAGTGGGTGATTACGCAATCTTTGCCCGCAAGGACCGCAACAGTGCCGACTGGTATGTGGGCGGGGTAAACGATGCGACCGCGCGCAATGTGGCGCTGACGCTCGATTTCCTTGATCCGGGCAAGACCTATACGGCGACGATCTGGAAGGATGGGGAAGGGGCGACCTATGAAACCGAGGCGCGCCATCGCATTGCCTATGCCACGCTGAAGATGAAAAAGGGCGATGTTCTGCCGTCGTGGCTAGCGCCGGGCGGCGGGCTTGCGGTGCGGTTGCAGCCGGGGAAGTAA
- a CDS encoding alpha-glucosidase, with the protein MTNPETHLNAPQAHQSSPWWRGAAIYQIYPRSFCDSNGDGIGDLPGITSRLDHVARLGVDAIWISPFFTSPMRDFGYDVADYCGVDPIFGSLEDFDALVTRAHELGLKVTIDQVYAHTSDLHPWFVESRQDRDNPKADWYVWADPKADGSPPSNWQSVFGGPAWTWDARRRQYFLHNFLSSQPQMNAHNPDVQEALLGVMKFWLDRGVDGFRLDALNFLMHDVTLRDNPPAPDDGRRKTRPFDYQLKIYNQSHPDIIGFIRRVRNLCDDYGAVFTVAEVGGDLAETEMKAFTAGEQHLNSAYGFDFLYADKLTPQFVQQAVAKWPDEPGLGWPSWAFENHDAPRALSRWCVPEDREAFGRLKAMLFASLRGNIIVYQGEELGLTQVDIPFEMLQDPEAIANWPLTLSRDGARTPMPWMVQSGEGGFTTGAPWLPLGEENLSRGVDRQEADPQSLLNLTTHLLRLRRNNPALRVGSFEVLHADECLLAIRRTSGKQSIAGLFNLSSHPAVWPEGLVREGSEIASVNGAGKGQLPPFGAVLIEERI; encoded by the coding sequence ATGACAAATCCTGAAACGCACCTAAACGCACCTCAAGCGCACCAGTCGTCCCCGTGGTGGCGCGGAGCGGCCATTTATCAGATCTACCCGCGCAGTTTCTGTGATTCCAACGGTGATGGCATTGGCGACCTGCCAGGCATCACGTCGCGGCTTGACCATGTTGCGCGGCTTGGCGTGGATGCGATCTGGATTTCGCCCTTCTTCACATCACCCATGCGCGACTTTGGTTATGACGTGGCGGACTATTGCGGGGTCGATCCGATCTTCGGCTCGCTGGAGGATTTCGACGCGCTGGTCACCCGCGCGCACGAGCTGGGGCTGAAGGTTACCATCGATCAGGTTTATGCCCACACGTCTGACCTGCACCCGTGGTTTGTGGAAAGCCGGCAGGATCGGGACAATCCGAAAGCGGATTGGTATGTCTGGGCCGATCCCAAGGCGGATGGGTCACCGCCGTCAAACTGGCAATCGGTGTTCGGCGGCCCGGCATGGACGTGGGATGCGCGGCGGCGGCAATATTTTCTGCACAATTTCCTGTCCAGCCAGCCGCAGATGAATGCGCACAATCCTGATGTGCAGGAGGCGCTGCTGGGGGTGATGAAGTTCTGGCTGGATCGGGGTGTGGACGGGTTCCGTCTCGATGCGCTGAATTTCCTGATGCACGACGTGACCCTGCGCGACAATCCGCCTGCGCCCGATGATGGCCGCCGCAAAACGCGGCCTTTCGACTACCAGTTGAAGATCTACAACCAGTCGCACCCGGACATTATCGGGTTCATCCGGCGGGTGCGGAACCTGTGCGATGACTATGGCGCGGTGTTCACCGTGGCCGAAGTGGGGGGCGATCTGGCCGAGACGGAGATGAAGGCCTTCACTGCGGGCGAGCAGCACCTGAACAGCGCCTATGGCTTCGATTTCCTGTATGCCGACAAGCTGACGCCGCAGTTTGTGCAGCAGGCGGTGGCCAAGTGGCCCGATGAGCCGGGGCTGGGTTGGCCAAGTTGGGCCTTTGAAAACCACGATGCCCCGCGCGCGCTTTCGCGCTGGTGTGTGCCCGAAGATCGCGAGGCTTTTGGCCGGCTGAAAGCCATGCTGTTCGCATCGTTGCGCGGCAATATCATCGTCTATCAGGGCGAGGAACTGGGGTTGACGCAAGTCGATATCCCGTTTGAAATGCTGCAAGATCCCGAAGCCATTGCCAACTGGCCGCTGACGCTTTCGCGCGATGGTGCGCGCACGCCGATGCCGTGGATGGTGCAATCGGGTGAGGGCGGGTTCACTACTGGGGCGCCCTGGTTGCCGCTGGGGGAAGAGAACCTGTCGCGCGGGGTGGACAGGCAGGAAGCCGATCCGCAATCGCTGCTGAACCTGACCACCCACCTGTTGCGCTTGCGCCGCAATAATCCCGCCCTGCGCGTTGGCAGCTTTGAAGTGCTTCATGCAGACGAATGCCTACTTGCGATCCGCCGCACATCAGGTAAACAATCGATTGCAGGATTGTTCAACCTGTCATCCCACCCGGCAGTCTGGCCCGAAGGGCTGGTGCGGGAAGGAAGCGAAATCGCGTCGGTCAACGGCGCAGGAAAAGGACAGCTTCCGCCATTTGGCGCGGTGTTGATCGAAGAGAGGATCTGA
- a CDS encoding LacI family DNA-binding transcriptional regulator: MGRRPSNKPTSFDIAYLAGVSQPTVSRALRGSKSVSLATRQKIEAIARQLDYTIDKGASLLRSQRSNTLALLLFEEPTAGEANINPFLLGMLGSIIRHCANRGQDLLISFQKQDDDWHKSYQDNHRADGLILLGYDDCPLSKPRLRQLVRAGTHFVRWGQADNDPIGATIGSDNFGAGRLAGEHLLARGRKRIAFLGEVDSQHPEVEQRHAGLEAAMLAGGIAPDRALLVNTVSGENGGYAGARQLKATGLPFDAIFAASDLIAIGAMRALAEVGQTVPDDVAVVGFDDIPAASLSTPPLTTIMQDTRLAGEALVDCLLAQVESRPHASRVLAARLIARASSGG; the protein is encoded by the coding sequence ATGGGGCGTAGGCCGTCCAACAAGCCGACCAGTTTCGACATCGCCTATCTTGCAGGCGTTTCGCAACCCACCGTCAGCCGCGCTCTACGCGGCAGCAAATCGGTAAGCCTTGCCACCCGGCAGAAGATCGAAGCGATTGCCCGGCAGTTGGACTATACGATCGACAAGGGCGCCTCACTACTGCGTTCACAGCGATCTAACACGCTGGCCCTACTGCTTTTTGAAGAACCGACGGCGGGTGAAGCGAACATTAACCCGTTCCTCCTCGGCATGCTGGGATCCATCATCAGGCACTGCGCAAATCGAGGACAGGACCTGCTGATCTCGTTTCAGAAACAGGATGACGACTGGCACAAATCTTATCAGGATAACCACCGGGCCGACGGGCTTATTCTGCTGGGCTATGACGATTGCCCTCTCTCCAAACCGCGCTTGCGGCAACTGGTGCGGGCAGGCACGCATTTCGTGCGCTGGGGGCAAGCGGACAATGACCCTATCGGTGCGACGATAGGGTCCGACAATTTCGGCGCAGGGCGCCTTGCCGGCGAACACCTGCTGGCGCGCGGGCGCAAGCGCATTGCTTTTCTGGGAGAAGTGGATTCGCAGCACCCCGAAGTCGAACAACGCCATGCTGGACTGGAAGCCGCCATGCTTGCCGGAGGAATAGCACCGGACCGCGCGTTGCTGGTCAATACGGTGTCCGGCGAAAATGGCGGATATGCCGGTGCGCGCCAACTCAAGGCAACCGGACTTCCGTTCGACGCAATATTTGCGGCCAGCGACCTCATTGCCATCGGTGCAATGCGCGCACTGGCCGAAGTAGGCCAGACTGTGCCGGACGATGTCGCCGTGGTCGGTTTCGACGATATTCCCGCAGCCAGCCTGAGCACACCACCCCTGACCACGATCATGCAGGACACCCGTCTTGCGGGCGAAGCGCTGGTGGATTGCCTACTGGCGCAAGTGGAGAGCCGCCCTCACGCCTCGCGCGTGTTGGCAGCAAGGCTGATAGCGCGCGCGAGCAGCGGCGGCTGA
- a CDS encoding ROK family protein translates to MSKSGLIGAVEAGGTKFVLALATPEGEVLARTRMPTNTPAETWPAMEAFFREESARHGAIAAFGVASFGPIDIDPASSAYGTFTTTPKPGWPGARFHDPLSGFGAPIMVDTDVNGAAIGEWMAGAGQGCRTVAYTTIGTGVGTGIVQDGHSLMGLSHFESGHILPQHDRARDPFPGICPFHNDCLEGLACGPAIERRWGRSLDQLGQDEVELVADYIAHLASTLVLLHMPDRLIFGGGVMKAPGLIEAVRVATAEKLNGYVQHPRLDAGLKSYIVTPGLGDDAGITGAIELGRQALMRM, encoded by the coding sequence ATGAGCAAAAGCGGACTAATCGGCGCGGTGGAAGCTGGCGGCACCAAGTTCGTCCTGGCACTTGCCACGCCAGAGGGTGAGGTATTGGCCCGTACCCGCATGCCGACCAACACCCCTGCCGAAACGTGGCCCGCGATGGAGGCGTTTTTTCGTGAAGAAAGCGCCCGGCATGGCGCCATCGCCGCGTTTGGCGTGGCCAGCTTCGGCCCCATCGATATCGATCCTGCCTCGTCTGCGTATGGCACTTTTACCACCACGCCCAAGCCGGGCTGGCCGGGCGCACGTTTTCATGATCCTCTGTCAGGGTTTGGCGCGCCAATCATGGTGGATACCGATGTGAATGGTGCGGCGATTGGTGAATGGATGGCAGGTGCAGGCCAAGGTTGTCGCACCGTCGCCTATACCACCATCGGCACCGGCGTTGGCACCGGCATAGTGCAGGATGGCCACTCGCTGATGGGTTTGTCGCATTTCGAAAGCGGGCATATCCTTCCACAGCACGACCGTGCGCGCGATCCTTTCCCAGGCATCTGCCCGTTCCATAACGATTGCCTTGAAGGGCTGGCGTGTGGCCCAGCCATCGAACGGCGCTGGGGCAGAAGCCTTGACCAGTTGGGGCAGGATGAAGTGGAATTGGTGGCGGACTATATCGCCCATCTCGCCAGCACGCTGGTCCTGCTGCACATGCCCGATCGGCTGATCTTTGGCGGCGGGGTGATGAAGGCACCGGGGCTGATCGAAGCCGTTCGCGTGGCCACGGCGGAAAAGCTCAATGGTTATGTGCAGCATCCCCGCCTTGATGCCGGGTTGAAAAGCTACATCGTCACCCCCGGCCTTGGCGATGATGCTGGAATTACCGGAGCCATCGAACTGGGCCGTCAGGCGCTTATGCGGATGTAG
- a CDS encoding glycoside hydrolase family 32 protein encodes MRPAYHYAPAANWLSDPNGLIWHDGEWHMFYQYNPHGEDWGHMSWGHAVSKDLAQWCELPVALAEEDNTMIFSGSAVIDYANSAGFGADAMVAIYTGARTDRPHQFQAIASSTDRGRTFTKFSGNPVLDRKMADFRDPSVFWHEPLRQWIMAVVLSDENRALIYSSPDLKDWRELSEVPRDDAPGHLWECPYMVELPIEGSDETRWLFKVDVLSGAPGSGSLYRVGQFDGARFTPETTWLVADHGDEFYAAIGWQEPRDSMGRPVWVGWMGNHAVQKHLPKQGWRGAMSLPRRMGLRRIDGHLRLVQQIEPACRALFDQSETLQLGEGCHPVSAASMLQLSGQADTWLSLTDDAGRLIDCRIVSGRLTVIRRDPVTPQLDHVSTMDITGGGVVEIWLDHGSIEIVADRGAACLTLQHCLSGEAWALRGDGAARAFYIRISA; translated from the coding sequence ATGCGCCCCGCCTATCATTATGCCCCCGCCGCCAACTGGCTCAGCGATCCCAATGGCCTGATCTGGCACGATGGCGAATGGCATATGTTCTATCAATATAATCCTCATGGCGAGGATTGGGGCCATATGTCGTGGGGCCATGCTGTCAGCAAAGACCTTGCCCAGTGGTGCGAACTGCCCGTTGCACTGGCGGAAGAAGACAACACCATGATTTTCTCAGGATCGGCGGTGATAGACTATGCCAACAGCGCCGGGTTTGGCGCAGACGCCATGGTGGCGATCTATACCGGCGCGCGGACGGACAGGCCGCACCAGTTTCAGGCGATCGCCAGCAGCACCGACCGTGGGCGCACGTTCACCAAGTTTTCCGGCAATCCTGTGCTGGACCGGAAGATGGCCGATTTCCGCGATCCCAGCGTGTTCTGGCATGAACCATTGCGGCAGTGGATTATGGCGGTTGTGCTTTCCGATGAAAACCGAGCGCTGATTTACAGCTCGCCCGATCTGAAAGACTGGCGTGAACTGTCCGAGGTTCCGCGCGACGATGCACCGGGGCATCTGTGGGAATGCCCCTATATGGTCGAACTGCCCATTGAAGGCAGTGACGAAACCCGCTGGTTGTTCAAGGTCGATGTGCTGTCAGGCGCGCCTGGATCAGGCTCGCTTTACCGCGTCGGTCAGTTCGATGGCGCCCGGTTCACGCCCGAAACCACATGGCTGGTGGCTGACCACGGCGATGAATTCTATGCCGCAATTGGCTGGCAGGAACCACGCGACAGCATGGGGCGACCGGTATGGGTCGGGTGGATGGGCAACCATGCGGTGCAGAAGCATCTGCCGAAGCAGGGCTGGCGTGGAGCGATGAGTCTACCGCGCCGCATGGGATTGCGCAGAATTGACGGACACCTGCGCCTTGTGCAGCAGATTGAACCTGCCTGCCGCGCCCTGTTCGACCAGAGCGAAACATTGCAGTTAGGAGAGGGTTGCCATCCCGTATCCGCAGCGTCCATGCTGCAACTATCCGGTCAAGCCGATACATGGCTGTCGTTGACGGACGATGCCGGGCGTTTAATCGATTGCCGGATTGTCAGTGGCCGCCTGACGGTGATACGGCGTGATCCCGTGACCCCGCAACTTGACCATGTGAGCACCATGGACATCACAGGTGGCGGAGTAGTGGAAATCTGGCTCGACCATGGCAGTATTGAAATTGTTGCGGATCGGGGAGCGGCCTGCCTCACATTGCAGCATTGCCTTTCCGGTGAGGCTTGGGCTTTGCGCGGCGACGGCGCTGCACGGGCGTTCTACATCCGCATAAGCGCCTGA
- a CDS encoding putative 2OG-Fe(II) oxygenase yields the protein MQRAVALREIQDMDGALQAILDAARHAPADANVALGVAQVSFESGLDSADLYARAALLLPDRLDLQRSRASALAAEGRLAEAEELLEELLTRYPAWIDGHRCLCGLRATAGQADFARSFPASIERDPGNFGLRMAWFHTLATARQWDTARAVIADAEAHLGERQASVLGKLLIASESGEKSDNPALFDAVEHVQDVGLDLARVRHFLRGGQIERARDICTRHMGQPTMRAFWSYITLAWRLLDDSRAQWLDGGMRYVRAYNLDLTSENLSELANSLRRLHTTQQPYHEQSVRGGTQTERPLLLRIDPVIANVRRKIEQVVRCYIDDLPAADPAHPLLAAPRENFLFSGSWSVHLRPGGYHSVHTHPMGWISSALYITVPEASQLGPPPAGNLRFGTPPAELNLPLKPYGEITPEPGRLALFPSTMWHGTAPFADGERMTIAFDVVPAPPPR from the coding sequence TTGCAACGTGCCGTCGCGTTGCGCGAAATTCAGGACATGGACGGTGCCCTTCAGGCCATTCTTGATGCCGCCCGCCATGCGCCAGCGGACGCCAATGTCGCTTTAGGTGTCGCTCAGGTATCATTCGAATCCGGCCTCGATTCCGCTGATCTTTACGCCCGCGCCGCCCTGCTTTTGCCCGACAGACTGGACCTTCAACGCAGCCGGGCCAGCGCCTTGGCAGCCGAAGGCAGACTGGCGGAAGCCGAGGAATTACTTGAAGAATTACTCACCCGGTACCCTGCATGGATCGACGGCCACCGCTGCCTGTGCGGCCTTCGCGCCACTGCCGGACAGGCAGATTTCGCACGCAGCTTTCCCGCCAGCATAGAACGCGACCCCGGCAATTTCGGCCTGCGCATGGCATGGTTCCACACTCTTGCCACCGCCCGCCAATGGGACACTGCCCGCGCCGTAATCGCCGATGCCGAAGCGCATCTGGGAGAACGACAGGCTTCCGTTCTGGGCAAGCTGTTGATCGCCAGCGAAAGCGGGGAAAAATCTGATAATCCAGCGCTTTTTGATGCCGTCGAACACGTTCAGGACGTCGGACTCGACTTGGCCCGCGTCCGCCATTTCCTGCGCGGCGGACAGATTGAACGCGCCCGCGACATCTGCACTCGCCACATGGGCCAGCCCACCATGCGCGCCTTCTGGTCCTACATCACGCTGGCCTGGCGACTGCTGGATGATTCACGCGCGCAGTGGCTGGATGGCGGGATGCGCTATGTCCGGGCTTATAATCTTGATTTAACGTCTGAAAATCTTTCAGAACTAGCAAACAGCTTGCGCCGTCTGCACACCACGCAGCAGCCTTATCATGAACAATCGGTCCGAGGCGGTACGCAAACCGAGCGCCCGCTTTTGCTGCGGATTGATCCGGTGATCGCCAATGTCCGGCGTAAGATCGAACAGGTGGTGCGCTGTTACATTGACGATCTGCCTGCCGCAGATCCAGCCCATCCGCTGCTCGCCGCGCCGCGTGAAAATTTCCTGTTTTCAGGTAGTTGGTCGGTTCACTTGCGCCCCGGTGGATACCATTCCGTCCACACGCATCCCATGGGCTGGATCAGTTCCGCGCTTTACATCACGGTGCCGGAAGCGTCGCAACTCGGCCCGCCACCTGCGGGCAACCTGCGCTTCGGCACACCGCCAGCCGAATTGAATCTGCCGCTGAAACCCTACGGGGAAATCACGCCAGAACCCGGCCGTCTTGCGCTGTTTCCGTCAACCATGTGGCACGGCACCGCCCCGTTTGCCGATGGCGAACGCATGACCATCGCGTTTGACGTGGTGCCCGCTCCGCCGCCCCGCTGA